From Rhodamnia argentea isolate NSW1041297 chromosome 10, ASM2092103v1, whole genome shotgun sequence, a single genomic window includes:
- the LOC115739895 gene encoding zinc finger protein ZAT11-like, protein MKRACDNGVSTMSLDMANCLMFLSCDVNTMPRRTDCHAGAFECKTCKRQFHSFQALGGHRTSHKRQRLSESKVEGCTKLRLGSTVKPKMHECSICGLKLTNGQALGGHMRKHRANILSKVAMNANSVIPVFRRSNSNNRRVMSLDLNLSPLENDLKILLGQLAPRILIH, encoded by the coding sequence ATGAAAAGAGCTTGTGACAATGGAGTATCCACAATGAGCTTGGACATGGCAAATTGCCTAATGTTTCTCTCGTGCGATGTCAACACCATGCCGAGGAGAACCGATTGTCATGCCGGTGCCTTCGAGTGCAAGACTTGCAAACGCCAGTTCCATTCGTTCCAAGCATTGGGAGGCCACCGGACGAGCCACAAGAGGCAGAGGTTGTCAGAATCGAAGGTGGAGGGCTGCACGAAGCTAAGGTTGGGCTCGACTGTGAAGCCCAAGATGCACGAGTGCTCAATTTGCGGGCTTAAACTTACGAATGGCCAGGCCTTGGGAGGTCACATGCGGAAACACAGAGCAAACATTTTGAGCAAGGTCGCGATGAACGCGAACTCGGTAATTCCAGTTTTCAGGAGGTCCAACAGTAATAATAGGAGAGTTATGAGTCTTGACTTGAACTTGAGTCCTCTTGAGAATGACTTGAAGATCTTGCTCGGCCAGCTAGCACCGAGGATATTGATCCACTGA